From Natronincola ferrireducens, the proteins below share one genomic window:
- a CDS encoding sigma-54 interaction domain-containing protein produces MLLSLLEEILNNVKEAIIVFDENYQVAYMNKKLNLLFETTTNTLEEVISFIQLKLDTENPNETQKIIYHNKILKFHRKSIIINNKNLIVVCIEDCTMVSNLEDSNYCFSTVLNSIHEGILIADTKGKIQFYNKQIQIFEGLEPCNILGKPITEVYNIKPENSEHRTVLKTQTSIIDRYQKYHTMHNKEIHLIASTYPIIKNGKIISTYSVSRNLITIKELLNNSKKIQKRFSPIYENMLMDKLENNTRYTLNNIIGKSSRMMDVIKRARKAGEVLSPLLIYGETGTGKELFVQGIHNENPITKNHPFLAINCAAIPESLLESLLFGTVEGSFTGSKNSIGLIEQAGHGTLYLDEINSMPLNLQAKILRVLQEKQYRRVGGKEELALNCRVVSSTNIPPFECLSNSTLRMDLYFRLAVISIEIPPLRERLEDVDLLTNYFIEFFSMKYGKPIVSASKDLIKLFCSYSWPGNVRELEHIIESVVTMIDYEETILPHHLPSHLTSLMELQEVHQKSLQVSSLAEALLDYEKEVLLNALEQCNWNISQTAKKLGIVRQNLQYRMRKLKIKNMKPHTL; encoded by the coding sequence ATGTTACTGTCACTTTTAGAAGAAATATTAAACAATGTAAAAGAAGCTATAATTGTTTTCGATGAGAATTACCAAGTTGCTTATATGAATAAAAAACTAAATCTTCTATTTGAAACTACTACAAATACATTAGAGGAAGTAATTTCTTTTATACAACTTAAGCTTGATACCGAAAACCCTAATGAAACACAAAAAATAATATACCATAATAAAATACTCAAGTTTCACAGGAAATCAATTATCATAAATAATAAAAACCTCATAGTCGTTTGTATTGAGGATTGTACTATGGTCAGTAACTTAGAAGACTCTAATTACTGTTTCTCTACAGTACTTAACTCCATTCATGAGGGAATACTTATAGCTGACACTAAAGGAAAAATACAATTTTATAATAAACAAATACAAATTTTTGAAGGGCTTGAGCCTTGTAATATACTTGGAAAACCGATAACAGAAGTCTATAACATAAAACCTGAGAACAGTGAACATAGGACAGTGCTAAAGACACAAACCTCAATTATTGATAGATATCAAAAGTATCATACGATGCATAATAAGGAAATCCATCTTATAGCAAGTACCTATCCTATAATTAAAAATGGTAAAATTATTTCTACCTATTCAGTTAGTAGAAATCTAATAACCATAAAAGAACTATTAAATAACAGCAAAAAGATTCAAAAACGTTTTTCTCCAATTTATGAAAATATGCTAATGGATAAATTAGAAAACAATACCCGTTATACTTTAAATAATATCATTGGTAAAAGCTCTAGGATGATGGATGTCATTAAGAGAGCAAGAAAAGCTGGTGAAGTATTGTCCCCTCTATTAATTTATGGTGAAACTGGAACAGGGAAAGAACTATTTGTCCAAGGAATTCATAACGAAAACCCTATCACCAAAAACCATCCTTTTTTGGCTATTAATTGTGCAGCTATTCCAGAGTCATTATTAGAAAGTCTACTTTTTGGTACTGTTGAAGGTTCTTTTACTGGGTCAAAGAATTCAATAGGTTTGATTGAACAGGCTGGTCATGGGACACTATATCTAGATGAAATAAATTCTATGCCCTTAAATTTGCAGGCAAAAATACTTCGTGTACTACAGGAAAAACAATATCGTAGGGTCGGTGGGAAGGAAGAGCTAGCTTTAAACTGTAGAGTTGTTAGTTCAACAAACATACCTCCTTTTGAATGTCTGAGTAATTCAACACTTAGGATGGATTTATATTTTCGTTTAGCTGTGATTTCAATAGAGATACCACCCTTAAGGGAACGTCTAGAGGATGTTGATTTGCTCACAAATTATTTTATTGAGTTTTTTTCTATGAAATATGGTAAGCCAATAGTCTCAGCTTCCAAAGATCTAATTAAATTATTCTGTAGCTATAGTTGGCCCGGTAATGTTCGAGAGCTTGAGCACATCATAGAATCAGTAGTAACTATGATTGATTATGAGGAAACGATTCTACCTCATCATTTACCTTCCCATCTAACCTCTTTAATGGAACTACAAGAAGTCCATCAAAAAAGTTTACAAGTCTCCAGTCTAGCAGAAGCTCTCTTGGATTATGAAAAAGAGGTTCTATTGAATGCATTGGAGCAGTGTAATTGGAATATTTCTCAAACTGCTAAAAAACTAGGTATTGTTCGCCAAAATCTACAATACCGTATGCGAAAGCTTAAGATTAAAAACATGAAACCCCATACTCTTTAA
- a CDS encoding M56 family metallopeptidase, with translation MGELFLSVLNMSLTASYVILFVILIRLTLKKAPKVISYALWGVVAFRLIIPFSFESMFSLMPRNTNAIPIPNDIIYQQNPQINSGIEVVDSFISGSLPAPTIGASANPLQIYIEIGAYIWILGIMVLLIYSLVSVLLLKRQLKSTELIEHNIFEAKNLQTPFVLGLIRPKIYLPVGLNVEERSYILLHEQTHIHRKDHIVKMLAFLILSIHWFNPLVWIGFMLMSTDMELSCDERVLKEMKEDIKKPYANSLLSIATGRHILNGSPLAFGEGNIKGRIKNVLHYRKPGFWVVAATVTLVVAVSIGLVANPINTAKLPDVVEFTLEPLDRFAYGTLISENKHMDFNEEKVDEIADYLKKLKVNKSAVSQSRDLDRDTTNQVHFVFRGLYSGDKQNMYFNFSKDFTKVWVNNDVKPSLSYTVKKPGEVKDFFRRQFESVNMLVEIGFYVERNLDIIMSSPKNSSNPQDYINAHKNEYENFMKYGGEEALQYMLTQFEAGNAEGLRGQIMMLLCKELLGGRNNVTDESISPQEWYDALTIRQEIILPHFEYDGQDVIEKLVYDTEVENSSDSKRGGFIVVAPKIFGSYEEEDILKVFVTTYSARYKLYGNTLSEEGGSIIPAAITYRKDNNGRYILEKYEQARDGSEFGPSIRKYCTMPVSKKEIKGLADKILKDYGDYEDIRILMHDNLFKHLKKNGIKDATLTNSQGEVEFSMSDPKYKP, from the coding sequence ATGGGGGAACTATTTCTTTCTGTTTTAAATATGAGCCTTACGGCAAGCTATGTAATCCTTTTTGTGATACTTATCAGGCTGACACTCAAAAAAGCTCCCAAAGTCATCTCTTATGCCTTATGGGGTGTGGTTGCGTTTCGTCTTATAATACCATTTTCCTTTGAAAGTATGTTTAGTCTTATGCCACGGAATACCAATGCTATCCCAATCCCTAATGATATTATCTATCAGCAAAATCCCCAGATTAATAGTGGGATAGAAGTAGTAGATTCCTTTATAAGTGGTTCGCTTCCTGCACCCACTATAGGGGCAAGTGCAAATCCATTGCAGATTTATATAGAAATAGGGGCATACATCTGGATTTTAGGAATAATGGTATTACTTATTTATAGTTTAGTGTCTGTTTTACTATTAAAAAGACAGCTTAAAAGTACAGAATTAATAGAGCACAATATCTTTGAAGCTAAGAATTTACAAACACCATTTGTGCTTGGATTAATAAGACCAAAGATATATTTACCGGTTGGACTTAACGTTGAAGAAAGAAGCTATATTTTGCTACATGAACAGACCCATATCCATCGAAAAGACCATATCGTTAAGATGTTAGCTTTCCTAATATTGTCCATACACTGGTTCAATCCCCTTGTGTGGATTGGGTTTATGTTGATGAGTACGGATATGGAACTTTCCTGTGACGAAAGAGTATTGAAAGAAATGAAGGAAGATATTAAAAAACCTTATGCTAATTCGTTATTGTCGATTGCTACTGGAAGACATATCTTAAATGGAAGTCCACTTGCCTTTGGTGAGGGCAATATAAAAGGGAGAATTAAAAACGTACTGCATTATAGGAAACCCGGATTTTGGGTAGTTGCGGCTACAGTAACTTTGGTTGTAGCAGTCAGCATAGGACTTGTAGCCAATCCTATAAATACTGCAAAACTACCTGATGTTGTAGAATTTACATTAGAACCTCTTGATCGTTTTGCCTATGGAACGCTAATTTCTGAAAATAAGCATATGGATTTTAATGAGGAAAAAGTAGATGAAATTGCAGACTATTTAAAAAAGCTTAAGGTAAACAAATCGGCGGTTTCTCAAAGTCGTGATCTTGACAGGGATACCACCAATCAAGTCCATTTTGTTTTCAGAGGTCTTTATAGCGGTGATAAGCAAAATATGTATTTTAATTTTAGTAAGGATTTTACTAAAGTTTGGGTAAATAATGACGTAAAACCCAGTCTTTCCTACACTGTTAAGAAACCAGGTGAGGTTAAAGATTTTTTTCGGCGGCAGTTTGAAAGTGTTAATATGCTGGTAGAGATTGGATTCTATGTTGAAAGGAATTTGGATATCATTATGTCTTCACCGAAGAATTCTTCAAATCCGCAGGATTATATAAATGCTCATAAAAATGAATATGAAAACTTCATGAAATATGGGGGAGAAGAAGCCCTGCAATACATGCTGACCCAGTTTGAAGCTGGTAATGCCGAAGGACTACGAGGGCAAATCATGATGTTACTTTGTAAAGAGCTTTTGGGTGGCCGAAATAATGTTACCGATGAATCGATATCACCACAGGAATGGTACGATGCATTGACCATCCGTCAGGAAATTATACTTCCACATTTTGAATATGACGGTCAGGATGTAATCGAAAAGCTTGTTTATGACACAGAAGTCGAGAATAGTTCAGATTCTAAAAGAGGGGGGTTCATTGTTGTAGCTCCAAAAATTTTTGGAAGTTATGAGGAGGAAGATATCCTCAAGGTCTTTGTAACCACTTACAGTGCAAGGTATAAACTTTATGGTAATACTTTATCGGAAGAAGGAGGTAGCATTATTCCAGCAGCAATCACCTATCGGAAAGATAATAATGGCCGGTATATCCTGGAGAAATATGAGCAAGCAAGAGATGGCTCGGAATTTGGCCCATCAATCAGAAAATATTGTACAATGCCGGTATCCAAGAAGGAAATTAAAGGGCTTGCAGATAAAATCCTTAAGGATTACGGAGATTATGAGGATATCCGTATTCTTATGCATGATAACCTATTTAAGCATTTAAAGAAAAATGGTATTAAAGACGCTACCCTTACCAATTCTCAAGGTGAGGTTGAATTTTCCATGAGTGATCCAAAATACAAACCTTGA
- a CDS encoding response regulator transcription factor, which translates to MDYRAINILIVEDEESITDVVRAYLKKEGYNVFVAYNGSDAMDIFNDEEIDFIILDLMLPDLSGEEVCKKIRVKSKVPILMMTAKAEESDKVYGLDIGADDYITKPFSPKELMARVRAILRRTGTEEVKANILDFSNGDLTIDLSKMEVKKQGEIVGLTAKEYRLLSILVQNIGKIFSREELVVKVLGYDYEGYDRTIDTHVKNIRQKIEDGNNKYIVTVYGVGYKFREG; encoded by the coding sequence ATGGATTATAGGGCTATAAATATCCTTATAGTAGAGGATGAGGAGAGTATTACAGATGTAGTTAGAGCCTATTTGAAAAAAGAAGGGTATAATGTTTTTGTTGCCTATAACGGAAGTGATGCTATGGATATATTTAATGATGAGGAAATTGATTTTATAATTTTAGATTTAATGTTACCAGACCTATCAGGAGAAGAGGTTTGCAAAAAAATCCGTGTCAAATCTAAGGTGCCAATACTTATGATGACAGCAAAGGCAGAGGAATCAGATAAAGTTTATGGTTTAGATATTGGAGCAGATGATTACATTACTAAGCCCTTTAGCCCAAAGGAGTTAATGGCTAGGGTAAGGGCTATCTTAAGAAGAACAGGTACTGAAGAGGTAAAGGCAAATATACTAGATTTTTCTAATGGAGATTTAACAATAGATTTAAGTAAGATGGAGGTAAAAAAACAAGGGGAAATCGTGGGTTTGACAGCTAAGGAGTACAGGTTGCTGAGTATATTAGTTCAAAATATAGGAAAGATATTTAGTCGTGAAGAGCTAGTAGTTAAAGTGTTAGGCTACGATTATGAGGGCTACGATAGAACTATAGATACCCATGTAAAAAACATAAGACAAAAAATTGAGGATGGTAACAATAAATATATTGTCACTGTATATGGCGTAGGGTATAAGTTTCGGGAGGGCTAA
- a CDS encoding CBS domain-containing protein encodes MELTAKDIMTKDVITIKEDNSIYDAIETLISLNINCLPVLNNEGILTGIVTETDLVYVDKKLNESSYYAYSKLHVPIDSRNLNKNSNRFKDLTIKDVMTKKPRTVKEDTSLDKIIDIIINKGLKTIPVVKDSKVIGIITRKNILKYYLK; translated from the coding sequence ATGGAACTAACAGCAAAGGATATAATGACAAAGGATGTTATAACTATAAAGGAGGATAACAGTATTTATGACGCGATAGAAACACTAATATCTCTTAACATAAATTGTTTGCCTGTTCTCAATAATGAAGGTATTTTGACAGGAATTGTAACCGAGACGGATTTGGTATATGTAGATAAAAAATTAAATGAATCATCCTATTATGCCTACTCAAAACTACATGTCCCAATTGATTCAAGGAATCTAAATAAGAATTCAAATAGATTCAAAGATCTTACAATAAAAGATGTTATGACAAAGAAACCGAGGACAGTAAAAGAAGATACATCCTTAGATAAAATAATAGATATAATTATTAATAAAGGACTCAAGACAATTCCTGTTGTAAAGGATTCCAAAGTAATTGGGATTATTACTAGAAAAAATATCCTTAAATATTACTTGAAGTAG
- a CDS encoding sensor histidine kinase: MFNKLRTRLILMTLGGAVFSILLVSIITNITVFNRFEDYMQREQENRVEEVIRIIEESYAVNGGWTEEAIYYIDISYLIHSFDIEIKDKENNIVYTHYMENNMLQMHNQMMGRMRHPMMGRGPRGIMGQNLRAENYIVESHEAFYDNERIGTIVIRHIGPFQVSEREIEFTRGINRSILYSAIISIISAILLGMYSSRIFSKPILQITKAANYIREGKLDTKVEIPNNIVELQELSSSINHLASSLNSQQLLRKRLTSDISHELRTPLTILQSHIEAISDGIWEPTQDKLDICKSEVIRLIKLVEELKHLTDIESHRINLQIQQYSLSKDLEEVLESFAIKFQDKRIKVYSNIQKDVQITGDKDKIKQVLINILANALKFTNSGGSVKVDLVEEKEMIKITIEDTGIGIDNNNLPYIFERFYRSDESRSRKTGGTGIGLTITKTLIEAHGGKIIVESKKGKGSKFHIVVPKQYHRISK, encoded by the coding sequence ATGTTCAATAAATTAAGAACAAGGCTTATATTAATGACCCTAGGGGGGGCTGTTTTCTCAATTCTTTTAGTAAGTATTATTACAAACATTACTGTATTTAATAGGTTTGAGGATTATATGCAAAGGGAGCAGGAAAATAGGGTAGAGGAAGTAATCAGGATAATTGAGGAGTCCTATGCCGTCAATGGGGGATGGACGGAGGAGGCAATATATTACATTGATATTTCTTACCTTATCCATAGTTTTGACATTGAAATCAAGGATAAAGAAAATAATATCGTGTATACTCACTATATGGAGAATAATATGCTCCAGATGCATAATCAGATGATGGGTAGAATGAGACATCCCATGATGGGCAGGGGGCCTAGGGGGATAATGGGTCAAAACTTAAGGGCAGAAAACTATATTGTAGAAAGTCATGAAGCATTCTATGACAATGAAAGAATTGGAACCATAGTAATTAGGCACATAGGCCCTTTTCAAGTATCTGAAAGGGAAATAGAATTTACTAGAGGCATAAATAGATCTATACTGTATAGTGCAATTATTTCAATTATATCAGCAATTTTGCTAGGAATGTACTCTTCTAGGATTTTTTCAAAGCCAATTTTACAGATTACAAAGGCGGCTAACTATATAAGGGAGGGTAAGTTGGATACTAAGGTGGAAATACCAAATAACATAGTAGAACTCCAAGAACTTTCCAGTTCAATCAATCATTTAGCTAGCTCACTAAATAGTCAGCAGTTATTAAGAAAAAGGCTAACCTCTGATATATCCCATGAGTTAAGAACCCCCCTGACCATACTACAAAGTCATATCGAGGCCATCAGTGATGGCATATGGGAACCCACCCAAGATAAATTAGATATTTGCAAGAGTGAAGTTATTAGATTGATTAAGCTTGTAGAGGAACTAAAACACTTAACAGATATAGAAAGTCACAGGATTAATTTGCAAATTCAACAATACTCTTTATCTAAGGATTTAGAGGAGGTATTAGAAAGCTTTGCAATAAAGTTTCAAGATAAAAGAATTAAAGTTTATAGTAATATTCAGAAGGATGTTCAGATAACAGGAGATAAGGACAAAATTAAGCAGGTATTAATAAATATTTTAGCAAATGCTCTTAAGTTTACAAACTCAGGGGGAAGTGTGAAAGTAGATCTAGTAGAAGAAAAAGAGATGATAAAAATAACTATTGAAGATACAGGAATTGGTATAGATAATAATAACCTTCCCTATATATTTGAAAGATTCTATAGAAGTGATGAATCGAGAAGCAGGAAAACTGGAGGAACTGGAATAGGCCTAACCATTACAAAAACTTTGATTGAAGCCCATGGGGGTAAAATTATTGTGGAAAGCAAAAAGGGCAAAGGAAGTAAGTTTCATATAGTAGTACCTAAGCAGTATCACAGGATATCTAAGTAA
- a CDS encoding BlaI/MecI/CopY family transcriptional regulator, which produces MNGYKLTESEEKFAELIWQNEPIGSGDLVKLCDKEMNWKKSTTYTVLKKLCEKGIFQNVNAVVSSLVTKDEYYAKQSIRFVEDTFGGSLPKFLTAFIGVKKLSKYQAEELKKLIDEHKEV; this is translated from the coding sequence ATGAATGGATACAAACTAACAGAAAGCGAAGAAAAATTTGCAGAATTAATTTGGCAGAACGAACCTATAGGCTCTGGTGATCTGGTGAAGCTATGTGATAAAGAAATGAATTGGAAAAAGTCCACAACATATACAGTGCTAAAAAAGTTATGTGAAAAGGGTATTTTTCAAAATGTAAATGCTGTAGTTTCATCTTTAGTTACAAAGGATGAATATTACGCAAAACAAAGTATACGTTTTGTTGAAGATACCTTTGGAGGGTCCTTGCCGAAATTTTTAACAGCTTTTATTGGAGTAAAAAAATTAAGTAAATACCAAGCTGAAGAGTTGAAAAAATTAATTGATGAGCATAAGGAGGTGTAA
- a CDS encoding aromatic amino acid ammonia-lyase produces the protein MGKILCLNGENLELEALLAYIEENPFKVKISRTNLEGFHGELLNPRKVISNTKLLEETPDIMLRTYALCYGNILPEEIGRISLVLLLNAGLRYGNDLRQEFIERILYFINHNISPCIHDMNKHEISAMSELSLILAGEEKTLCYFNGEYTTTGDVFKELQLEKMYLTRDEIVFMVNACCISTAISVYTLKEAKKLVKTADICLSMNLEAIRGEVGAFDYRLHEIGRPYRNQIMCAENIKRLIEDSEFTTEKARRAFDGDKGARCQDAICYRASPQTHGGVRDTIQWLEENLVKELNNISYTINPIIGYSLDLMIISLVDLGNISERRSFRLNDSNLSYGLPMNLVGENPGFNHGFPVIQAAATAVLAELKLLALPNTACTSIFSNRNKYFCTTYPSALKSLEVISLLTKVLAIEMFMSAQAMDLAKDKLIDYSFGKGTVVALSEFRKYVKIVRENRFAAPDMVESDRLVKEGVILSAVEKSIGHLK, from the coding sequence ATGGGAAAAATTTTATGCTTGAATGGAGAGAACTTAGAGTTAGAAGCTTTATTAGCCTATATTGAAGAGAATCCCTTCAAAGTTAAAATTTCAAGAACAAATCTAGAGGGTTTCCATGGAGAGTTATTAAATCCAAGGAAAGTGATATCAAATACAAAATTATTAGAAGAGACACCTGACATTATGTTAAGAACATACGCCTTATGCTATGGCAATATTTTACCCGAAGAAATAGGACGGATCAGCTTAGTTCTTTTGCTGAATGCAGGCCTTCGGTATGGAAATGATTTACGGCAAGAGTTCATAGAAAGAATTCTATACTTTATTAATCATAATATTTCTCCATGCATACATGATATGAATAAACATGAAATATCTGCTATGAGCGAACTTTCTCTTATCCTTGCAGGAGAAGAGAAAACCCTATGCTATTTTAATGGAGAGTATACTACCACAGGAGATGTATTCAAAGAGTTACAACTTGAAAAAATGTATCTTACTAGGGACGAGATTGTATTTATGGTAAACGCTTGCTGTATATCAACCGCCATATCAGTATATACCCTAAAGGAAGCGAAAAAATTGGTTAAGACTGCTGATATATGTCTATCTATGAACTTAGAAGCTATAAGGGGTGAAGTTGGTGCTTTTGACTATAGATTACATGAAATAGGACGGCCCTATAGGAATCAGATTATGTGTGCTGAGAACATAAAAAGATTGATTGAAGACAGTGAATTTACTACAGAAAAAGCTAGGCGTGCTTTTGATGGAGATAAAGGTGCTAGATGTCAAGATGCTATATGCTATAGAGCCTCACCTCAAACACACGGTGGTGTACGTGATACAATTCAGTGGCTAGAAGAAAACTTAGTCAAGGAACTGAACAATATTTCTTATACAATCAATCCAATTATAGGATACTCTCTTGATCTGATGATCATATCTTTGGTTGATCTAGGAAATATAAGTGAAAGACGGAGCTTTAGATTAAATGATTCAAATTTGTCCTATGGACTTCCTATGAATCTTGTTGGTGAAAATCCAGGCTTTAATCATGGCTTTCCAGTTATACAGGCTGCAGCCACAGCTGTATTAGCTGAACTAAAGCTTTTAGCATTGCCTAATACAGCCTGCACAAGTATTTTTAGCAACAGAAATAAATATTTTTGTACTACATATCCTTCTGCTTTAAAATCTTTAGAGGTAATATCCCTTTTAACAAAAGTATTAGCTATAGAAATGTTTATGTCAGCTCAGGCCATGGATTTAGCAAAGGACAAACTAATAGACTATAGTTTTGGAAAAGGAACAGTGGTTGCGTTAAGTGAATTTAGAAAATACGTAAAAATAGTAAGA